A genomic window from Serratia liquefaciens includes:
- the dppB gene encoding dipeptide ABC transporter permease DppB, with translation MLQFILRRLGLVIPTFIGITLLTFAFVHMIPGDPVTIMAGERGISAERHAQLMAEMGLDKPLYQQYFSYVSNVLQGDLGTSLKSRISVWDEFVPRFKATLELGFCAMIFAVLVGIPVGVLAAVRRGSIFDHTAVGISLTGYSMPIFWWGMMLIMLVSVQLNLTPVSGRVSDTVFLDDTLPLTGFMLIDTLIWGEPGDFIDAVMHMILPAIVLGTIPLAVIVRMTRSSMLEVLGEDYIRTARAKGVSRMRVIVVHALRNALLPVVTVIGLQVGTMLAGAILTETIFSWPGLGRWLMDALQRRDYPVVQGGVLLVACMIILVNLLVDVLYGVVNPRIRHKK, from the coding sequence ATGTTGCAGTTCATACTCCGACGTTTGGGGTTAGTTATCCCAACGTTTATCGGCATAACTTTGCTGACTTTTGCATTCGTCCATATGATCCCCGGTGACCCGGTGACCATCATGGCCGGGGAACGCGGGATCTCCGCAGAACGCCATGCGCAGTTGATGGCGGAAATGGGGCTGGATAAACCGCTCTATCAACAATATTTCTCTTACGTATCCAACGTATTGCAGGGTGATTTGGGTACGTCCCTCAAAAGCCGCATCTCCGTTTGGGATGAGTTTGTTCCACGCTTCAAGGCCACGCTGGAATTAGGGTTCTGCGCGATGATTTTCGCCGTGCTGGTGGGGATCCCGGTAGGGGTGCTGGCGGCGGTCAGGCGAGGCTCAATATTCGATCATACCGCGGTGGGCATCTCGCTGACCGGCTACTCAATGCCGATTTTCTGGTGGGGCATGATGCTGATCATGCTGGTCTCGGTGCAGCTAAACCTGACGCCGGTATCGGGGCGAGTCAGCGACACGGTGTTCCTTGACGATACCTTGCCGTTAACCGGCTTTATGCTGATTGACACCCTGATTTGGGGCGAACCGGGTGACTTCATTGATGCCGTGATGCACATGATCCTGCCGGCTATCGTGCTCGGCACCATCCCGCTGGCGGTGATCGTGCGTATGACGCGCTCCTCAATGCTGGAAGTGTTGGGCGAAGATTACATCCGTACCGCGCGCGCCAAGGGCGTGAGCCGCATGCGGGTGATTGTGGTGCATGCGCTGCGCAATGCCTTGCTGCCGGTGGTGACGGTGATTGGTCTGCAGGTCGGCACCATGCTGGCCGGTGCGATCCTGACCGAAACCATCTTCTCCTGGCCGGGCCTGGGGCGCTGGCTGATGGATGCGCTGCAGCGTCGCGACTATCCGGTTGTTCAGGGCGGCGTTTTGCTGGTCGCCTGTATGATTATTCTGGTTAACCTGCTGGTAGACGTGCTCTACGGCGTGGTCAACCCGCGTATTCGCCACAAGAAATAA
- the dppA gene encoding dipeptide ABC transporter periplasmic-binding protein DppA, whose amino-acid sequence MTSSLGKTGILKFGIGLIALTVAASVQAKTLVYCSEGSPEGFNPQLFTSGTTYDASSVPIYNRLVEFKIGTTELQPGLAEKWDVSEDGKVYTFHLRKGVKWQSSKDFKPTRDFNADDVVFSFERQLDANNAYHKVSGGSYEYFEGMDMPKLIAKIEKVDDSTVRFVLNRPEAPFVADLGMDFASILSAEYADVMMKAGTPEKVDLNPIGTGPFQLLQYQKDSKILYKAFDGFWGTKPKIDRLVFSITPDASVRYAKLQKNECQVMPFPNPADIARMKQDKTINLMEQPGLNVGYLSFNVEKKPLDNLKVRQALTLAVNKQAIIDAVYQGAGQAAKNLIPPTMWGYNDAVKDYTYDPVKAKELLKEAGMADGFAIDLWAMPVQRPYNPNARRMAEMIQSDWAKIGVKAKIVTYEWGEYLKRAKAGEHQTVMMGWTGDNGDPDNFFATLFSCAAAKDGSNYSRWCYKPFEDLIQPARAESNHDKRIELYKQAQVVMHDQAPALIVAHSTVYEPVRKEVKGYVVDPLGKHHFENVSLD is encoded by the coding sequence ATGACAAGTTCCTTGGGAAAAACAGGGATTCTGAAATTCGGTATTGGGCTGATTGCGTTGACCGTTGCGGCCAGCGTGCAAGCCAAGACTCTGGTTTACTGTTCTGAAGGTTCCCCGGAAGGGTTCAACCCGCAGTTGTTCACCTCGGGTACCACCTATGACGCCAGCTCGGTGCCGATTTACAACCGTCTGGTCGAATTCAAAATCGGCACCACCGAACTGCAGCCGGGCCTGGCTGAAAAATGGGACGTCAGCGAAGACGGTAAAGTCTACACCTTCCACCTGCGCAAAGGCGTGAAGTGGCAGAGCAGCAAAGATTTCAAACCGACCCGTGACTTCAACGCCGACGACGTAGTGTTCTCCTTCGAACGCCAGCTGGACGCGAATAATGCCTATCACAAAGTCTCCGGCGGCAGCTATGAGTACTTTGAAGGCATGGACATGCCGAAACTGATCGCCAAAATCGAGAAAGTGGACGATTCCACCGTTCGTTTCGTGCTGAACCGTCCGGAAGCCCCGTTTGTGGCTGACCTGGGTATGGACTTCGCTTCTATTCTGTCTGCCGAATACGCCGACGTGATGATGAAAGCCGGTACCCCGGAAAAAGTTGACCTGAACCCCATCGGTACCGGTCCGTTCCAGCTGCTGCAATATCAGAAAGACTCCAAAATCCTTTATAAGGCATTCGACGGTTTCTGGGGCACCAAGCCGAAGATCGACCGTTTAGTGTTCTCTATCACACCAGACGCTTCAGTGCGTTACGCCAAACTGCAGAAAAACGAATGTCAGGTGATGCCGTTCCCGAACCCGGCTGACATCGCGCGCATGAAGCAGGACAAAACTATCAACCTGATGGAACAACCGGGGCTGAACGTTGGTTACCTGTCGTTCAACGTTGAGAAAAAACCGCTGGATAACCTGAAGGTGCGTCAGGCGTTGACCCTGGCGGTCAACAAGCAGGCGATCATCGACGCGGTGTACCAGGGCGCAGGCCAGGCGGCTAAAAACCTGATCCCGCCAACCATGTGGGGCTATAACGACGCGGTGAAGGATTACACCTACGATCCGGTCAAGGCCAAAGAGCTGCTGAAAGAAGCGGGCATGGCAGACGGCTTCGCCATCGATCTGTGGGCTATGCCGGTACAACGTCCGTACAACCCGAACGCGCGACGCATGGCGGAAATGATCCAGTCTGACTGGGCGAAAATCGGCGTGAAAGCCAAAATCGTGACCTATGAGTGGGGCGAATACCTCAAGCGCGCCAAAGCGGGCGAGCATCAGACGGTGATGATGGGCTGGACCGGCGACAACGGGGATCCGGATAACTTCTTCGCCACGCTGTTTAGCTGTGCTGCGGCGAAAGATGGCTCCAACTATTCTCGCTGGTGCTACAAGCCGTTTGAGGATCTGATCCAACCGGCGCGCGCTGAATCGAACCACGACAAACGCATCGAACTGTACAAACAGGCTCAGGTAGTGATGCACGATCAGGCTCCGGCACTGATTGTCGCCCACTCCACCGTTTACGAGCCAGTGCGTAAAGAAGTGAAGGGCTATGTTGTGGATCCGCTTGGTAAGCATCACTTTGAGAATGTCTCTCTAGATTAA
- the dppC gene encoding dipeptide ABC transporter permease DppC, which produces MSQVTESVVKGAPKPMTPFQEFWHYFKRNKGAVVGLVYIIVMFVIAIGAGVLAPHAPADQFRDALLKPPVWQEGGSWQYLLGTDDVGRDVLSRLMYGARLSLLVGCLVVVLSLIMGVVLGLLAGYFGGVVDAIIMRIVDIMLALPSLLLALVLVAIFGPSIVNASLALTFVALPHYVRLTRAAVLVEVNRDYVTASRVAGAGAVRQMFINILPNCLAPLIVQASLGFSNAILDMAALGFLGMGAQPPTPEWGTMLSDVLQFAQSAWWVVTFPGVAILLTVLAFNLMGDGLRDALDPKLKQ; this is translated from the coding sequence ATGTCTCAAGTCACTGAGTCTGTAGTTAAAGGTGCGCCGAAGCCCATGACCCCGTTTCAGGAGTTCTGGCACTATTTCAAGCGCAATAAAGGGGCCGTTGTCGGCCTGGTCTATATCATTGTGATGTTCGTTATCGCCATCGGTGCCGGGGTGCTGGCACCGCATGCGCCGGCGGATCAGTTCCGCGACGCGCTGCTTAAACCGCCGGTCTGGCAGGAAGGCGGCAGCTGGCAATATCTCCTCGGTACTGACGATGTGGGCCGCGACGTGTTGTCGCGCCTGATGTACGGCGCGCGGCTGTCGCTGTTGGTCGGCTGTCTGGTGGTGGTGCTTTCGCTGATCATGGGCGTGGTGCTGGGCCTGCTGGCGGGCTATTTCGGTGGCGTGGTGGATGCGATCATCATGCGTATCGTCGACATCATGTTGGCGTTGCCGAGCTTGCTGCTGGCATTGGTGCTGGTGGCCATTTTCGGCCCGTCCATCGTCAACGCTTCGCTGGCGTTAACCTTCGTCGCCTTGCCGCATTACGTGCGACTGACGCGCGCGGCGGTCTTGGTGGAAGTGAACCGCGACTACGTTACTGCTTCGCGGGTGGCGGGCGCCGGTGCGGTGCGCCAAATGTTTATCAACATCTTGCCAAACTGCCTGGCACCGCTGATCGTCCAGGCTTCTCTTGGCTTCTCGAACGCCATTCTGGATATGGCCGCTCTCGGCTTCCTGGGCATGGGTGCGCAACCGCCAACGCCGGAGTGGGGCACCATGCTCTCCGACGTACTGCAGTTCGCCCAAAGCGCCTGGTGGGTGGTGACCTTCCCCGGCGTGGCGATTCTGCTGACGGTGCTTGCATTTAACCTGATGGGGGACGGCTTGCGTGACGCTCTCGACCCCAAACTCAAGCAGTAA